ACGTGGACGCCCGGTTCGAGCCGCGAGAAGCCGAGCCGGCCGTCCCACTGGAACAGGTGCGCCGCGGCGGCGTCGGCGACGACGAGGTTGAAGCCGTCGTACTCGCGGTCGTCGACCTCGCGCTCGACGAAGCGGGCGGCCGCCTCCGCGGACTCGTGTCGGAGCGCGTCGCGGACCAGCAGGCCGCGGGAGCGCTCGCCCGCGAGGTCGGCGTCGGTCCAGCGGTTCGTTATCGCGACCAGCAGGCCGTGCTCGTTGTAGCCGATCCACGTCCCGCCGGCCTCGGCGTCCCGCGGCGCGACGACCCGGGGCTCCTCGTCGACGACCGCGGGCGGTTCGGACGGCCGCCCGAACAGTTCGTCGCGGTTCGCCGCCACGACGACTGGCGCGTCGGGAAACACCTGCCAGGCCAGGGTGAGCGTGCACACGACCCGGGATTGGGCGGCGCGGCGCTTAAAACGTCGTGCGTCAGCGTTCGATCTCGACCTGAACGATGTCGTCGCTCCGGTCGTGTTCGAGTTCGCTGGCCACCTCCGTCGAGAGCTCGTAGTCGCGGAACCGCTCGACGAGCCACAGCGAGAGGTCGATGCCGGAGGTGATGCCGCCCGCCGTGATCACGCCGCCCGTGTCGACGACGCGGGCCTCCTGAAGCGTCGCGTACTCGCGGAGGTCGGCCCGCGCGGCGTGGTGGGTCGTCGCCGGGCGGTCGTCGAGCAGGCCGGCGGCGGTGAGCAGCATCGCGCCGGTGCAGACGGAGGCGACGGTCGCGCCCGCCTCGTGGCACTTCGCTATCTCGTCGGGCACCAGCCCATCGTCGACCTCCCGGCGGACGCCGCCGCCGTCGTTCCAGCCGCCGCCGGGGACGATCAGGAGGTCGGGGTCGTCGAGGACGCTGTCGACGACGAGCTTCGTACCGTGGCTCGCGGTGACCGTGTCGACCACCTCGCAGCTGACGTAGGAGACGTCGAACGCGCCCTCCATCTCGTCGGCCATGGAGAACACCTCGTAGGGGGCGATGGCGTCGAGCTCGTCGAAGCCGTCGAACAGGAGGATCGAGACGTCGCGCATGGTCGTTCCACGGGCAGGTGGAGCAAAAAGGCGCGGGAACGTGTAGGAAACGATATCAGTCGTCGCGGAGGCGCTCCCGGACGGCCTCCCGGTCGACCGTCCCCGAGGCCGTCCGGGGGAGCGCGTCCGCGATGCCGACCGTCTTCGGGCGCTTGTACGGCGCGAGGCGGCCGTCGAGGTGGTCGTCAATCGCGGGCTCGTCGACGTCGCCGACGAGAAGCGCCGCGACGCGCTCCCCCCACTCGGGGTCGTCGAGGCCGACCACCGCGGCGTCGCGGACGGCGGGGTGCTCGCGGAGCGCGTCGGCCACCTCGCCGGGGTCGACGTTCTCGCCGCCCGTCACGATCCGGTCCGATCGCCGGTTCAGGACGTACAGGCGACCGCCGTCGTCAACGTAGCCCACGTCGCCGGTGTGCAGGCCGCGCTCGCCGAAGGCGTCGGCCGTGGCGTCGGGGTCGCCGTCGTAGCCCGGCGTCACCGTCGGCCCGTCGACGACGAGTTCGCCCGGCTCGCCCGGCGCGCGCTCCTCGCCGTCCTCGCCGACGACCGTCACGTCGGTGACCGAGAGCGGGCGGCCGACCGTGCCGAGGTGTTCGACCGCCTCCGCGGGCCGGGCCGTCGCGATCTGCGAGGCCGTCTCGGTCATGCCGTAGGTCGGACAGACCGGGACCCCGGCGTCGGCGCAGCGCTCGACCAGTTCGTCCGGCGCGGGCGCGCCGCCGAGCAGGACGAACCGGAGCGAGTCGGCGAGGCCGGCACCGTCGCGCGCGTCCAGCATCCGGCGGAGCATCGTCGGCACGAGCGACGTGCCCGTCGCGTCGTGCGCGGCGAGCGCGGCCGCCGTCTCGGCGGCGTCGAAGTCGCGCTGGAGGACGACGGTCGTCCCGTAGATCGCCGAGCGCAGGACGGGCGCCAGCCCGCCCATGTGGTACATCGGGAGCGGGTCGAGCCAGCGGTCGTCGGGGAGGACGCCGAGGCGGAACGCCGACGCCGCCGCGCTCGCGAGCAGGTTCCCGACGGTCAGGACGACCGCCTTCGGTCGGCCGGTCGTCCCCGACGTGTAGAGGATGCACTGTGGGACGCCGAGCGCGCGCTCGACCGGCGTCACCGGTTCGGGGTCGGCGGCCGAGAGCGCGACGACGGCCCCCGCGCCGTCGCTCGACGGCGGGTCGACCGAGGCGACGGGCGTCTCGCCGGCGACCTCGACCGCGGCGGCCTCGATGTCGGCCTCGCAGACCAGCAGCGCCGGCTCCGCGCGCTCGACCTGCGACGACAGTTCGGCCGGCGTAAGCCGGACGTTCAGCGGGACGAGCGTCGCGCCGAGGCGCGCCGCTGCGTGGACGAGGCGGACGAACGCCAGCCGGGAGTGCAGCAGGACGCCGACGCGGTCGCCCTCGCGGACGCCCAGCGCGGCGAGCCGGCCGGCCGTCTCGCCGACGGCGCGGTCCAGCTCGGCGTAGGTGAGCGACTCGCCGGTCTCGTGGACGACGACCGCGGTCTCCTCGGGGGCGCTCCCGGCCTGCAGCGACACCGGATCGCGACAGCGTCGGGTCATCGCTCCCACGCCCCCGTGGTTCCGTTTCCGGGTAGTTGCGGGACGTGGATCGCCCCGTCGCGCACCGGTGCGGGGTCCGCGGTGAGGTCTTCGGCGAGTCGCTCCGCCGTCGCGAGGCCGCAGGCCGGCAGCCCCGGGAGCGACGCCGCGAGGTGGACAGCCGCGGTGCGGGCGACGACGGCGTCGACGGTCGTCGTGACCACCGGCGTCACCCCCGCCCGGCGCGCCCGGAGCGCGGCGTCCCGCGCCCGGTCGACCCCGCCCAACGCCATCGGTTTGAGCACGAGCACGTCCGCCGCGCCGGCGTCGAGCACGGCGTCGACGCCGTGAGCCCCGACCCCCTCGTCAACGGCGACGCCGACGGGGCCGCGCCGGAGCGCCGCGTGGCCGTCGAGGTCGTCGGCCGGAAGCGGCTGTTCGACGAAGGCGACGCCGAGATCGGCGAACGCGTCGAACGCCCGCTCGGCCTGCGCCGGCGTCCACGCGCCGTTCGCGTCCGCCCGGAGCTCGACGCCGGGCCCCACCGCGTCCCGGACCGATCGGAGCCGACGGAGGTCCGCGTCGACCGGCCGCGCTCCGACCTTCACCTTCACGCAGTCGAAGCCGTCAGCGACGGCGTCGCTCGCCCGCCGGGCGGTCTCGGCCGGCGGCGCGTCGCCGACGGTCGCGTTCACCGGGACGGTGGTCACTGCGGCCTCGCCGCCGAGGTAGCGGTACAGCGGGACGCCGGCGCGGGCGGCGCGCAGGTCGGCCAGCGCGAGCGAGACCGCGTGGCGCGCCGCGGGGCGGTCGCGGCCGACGGCGTCGAGCGCGGCGTCCGGTCCCTGGGGGAGCGCCCGCGCGGCGCGCGAGAGCGCCTCCCGGCAGGCGGCGAGCGACTCGGTCCACCCCGGTAGCGGCGCGGCTTCGCCGACGCCGTGGCGGCCGCCGTCGCGGATCCGGACGAGGATCCCCTCCCGGGCGGTGATCTCGCCGCGGGCGGTGCCGAGCGGGCGCGAGAGCGGGACGGCGAACTCCCGTCGCTCCAGTCGCATCAGACCACCAGACCCAGCGCGAACAGCGCCGAGAACCCGGCGAGCAGTTTCCCGGTCCGCTCCAGCGCGGGGTTCAGCGCCTCGCCCGAGCGCTCCGTGCAGACCGTCCGGGCCACCAGCGCGGCGTACGGCAGCGTCAGCAGCGGCAGGAGCACGCTCGGGCCGAAGTCGGTCAGCCAGAACCGGACGGGAACGGCGTACGCGAGCGCCAGCAGGGCGACGTACTCGACGCGGCTCCAGCGGTAGCCGAGCAGGACCGCGAGCGTCGTCTTGCCGGTCTCCGCGTCGGTCTCCATGTCCCGGACGTTGTTCACGACGAGGATGGCCGTCGAGACGCCCGCGACGGGGAGGCTGGCGAGCAGCGCGGTCGCCGTCAGCGTCCCCGGCGGGACGGCGGTCGCGAGCGGGTCGGCGAGCACCTGCGCGGCCTGCACGTAGTAGGTGCCCGTCACCGCGACGACGCCGAAGAAGACGAACACGAAGAGGTCGCCGAGGCCGTGGTAGCCGAGGGGGTACGGCCCGCCGGTGTACGCGATGCCGCTCGCGACCGACAGCAGACCGATCACCAGGATGGGGAGGCCGCCCACGTAGACGAGGTAGGTGCCGGAGAGGACGGCGAGGCCGAAGGTGACCGCCGTCGCCCGCTTGACCTCCCTGGGCGCGATGATGCCGGACTGGGTGACGCGGGTGAACCCCTCGCGGTCCTCCGTGTCCGCGCCCTTGACCGCGTCGTAGTAGTCGTTCGCGAAGTTCGTCCCGATCTGGATGAGCGCCGCGCCGATAAAGGCGACAAGCGCCGGCAGCGGCGCGAACACGCCGTCCCGGACGGCCAGTCCCGTCCCGACGAGAACCGGCGCGGCGGCCGCGGGCATCGTCTGGGGCCGCGCGGCCATCAGCCACGCCTTCGTCCGGGAGACGTCCGCGGCGTTGGCGACTTCCGTCATTGTCGGGCGTTAGGATGGGCGCGCCATAGCGTCTGCGGTTGGCGGAGGGTGGTGGGGGCGTTGCTGCGATAGAGAGACCGAACGTACGGCGGCGAAGCCGCCGTAGCCCCGAAGACTCACATAAGCGTCCGCGAGCGCAGCGAGCGGTTCACCGGGCGCGACCGGAGGGAGCGCACGGCCTTTTTGCCGCGAGCGGTGGGCCCCCGCGGGGGGGGGGCCCCGGGGGGGGGAATGGGGGTTGAGTGGTGGGCGGGNNNNNNNNNNCACCACCTCCGGCGGCGGGGCGCGCGGGGCGGGTCCCCCGGGGCGCGCCGGGGGGCCCCCCACGGCCTTTTTGCCGCGAGCGGTTCGCCCGCTCTGCGGGCGAACCCGAGTGGGAAAAAGGTCGTTTCAGTAGTGCCAGGGGTAGTCGTCGAAGTCGGGGTCGCGGTCCTCGACGAAGGCGTCGCGGCCCTCCTGAGCCTCGTCGGTCATGTAGCCGAGGCGGGTGGCCTCGCCGGCGAAGACCTGCTGGCCGACCATGCCGTCGTCGGTCGCGTTGAAGCCGTACTTCAGCATGCGGACCGCCGTGGGGCTCTTGCCGTTGATCTCGTCGGCCCACTCCAGCGCCACGTCCTCGAGTTCCTCGTGCGGGACGGCCTCGTTGACCATTCCCATGTCGGCGGCCTCCTCGGCGTCGTAGTTCTTCCCGAGGAAGAACACCTCGCGGGCCTTCTTCTGGCCGACCTGCTTCGCGAGGTAGGCGGAGCCGAAGCCGGCGTCGTAGCTGGCGACGTCGGGGTCGGTCTGCTTGAAGACGGCGTGGTCCGCGCTGGCGAGGGTGAGGTCGCAGACGACGTGGAGGCTGTGGCCGCCGCCGACGGCCCATCCCGGCACGACGGCGATGACGGGCTTCGGCATGAAGCGGATCTGGCGCTGCACTTCGAGGATGTGGAGGCGACCCGTCTCGGACGCCTGTTCCTCGTCGCCCTCGTACTGATAGCCGTCCTCCCCGCGGATGGTCTGGTCGCCGCCGGAGCAGAAGGCCCAGCCGCCGTCCTTGGGCGAGGGGCCGTTGCCGGTCAGCAGGA
This portion of the Halostella limicola genome encodes:
- a CDS encoding 1,4-dihydroxy-2-naphthoate polyprenyltransferase, whose product is MTEVANAADVSRTKAWLMAARPQTMPAAAAPVLVGTGLAVRDGVFAPLPALVAFIGAALIQIGTNFANDYYDAVKGADTEDREGFTRVTQSGIIAPREVKRATAVTFGLAVLSGTYLVYVGGLPILVIGLLSVASGIAYTGGPYPLGYHGLGDLFVFVFFGVVAVTGTYYVQAAQVLADPLATAVPPGTLTATALLASLPVAGVSTAILVVNNVRDMETDAETGKTTLAVLLGYRWSRVEYVALLALAYAVPVRFWLTDFGPSVLLPLLTLPYAALVARTVCTERSGEALNPALERTGKLLAGFSALFALGLVV
- a CDS encoding NRDE family protein → MCTLTLAWQVFPDAPVVVAANRDELFGRPSEPPAVVDEEPRVVAPRDAEAGGTWIGYNEHGLLVAITNRWTDADLAGERSRGLLVRDALRHESAEAAARFVEREVDDREYDGFNLVVADAAAAHLFQWDGRLGFSRLEPGVHVVVNVGADGEFAVPDVRPDAAREQADNARRVRAALTPEPGETAEGWVDRAGDVLADHEYGVCVHGDGFGTRSSSLVLLGERGARYWFADGPPCEAAYREVDVEGQV
- the menE gene encoding o-succinylbenzoate--CoA ligase, yielding MTRRCRDPVSLQAGSAPEETAVVVHETGESLTYAELDRAVGETAGRLAALGVREGDRVGVLLHSRLAFVRLVHAAARLGATLVPLNVRLTPAELSSQVERAEPALLVCEADIEAAAVEVAGETPVASVDPPSSDGAGAVVALSAADPEPVTPVERALGVPQCILYTSGTTGRPKAVVLTVGNLLASAAASAFRLGVLPDDRWLDPLPMYHMGGLAPVLRSAIYGTTVVLQRDFDAAETAAALAAHDATGTSLVPTMLRRMLDARDGAGLADSLRFVLLGGAPAPDELVERCADAGVPVCPTYGMTETASQIATARPAEAVEHLGTVGRPLSVTDVTVVGEDGEERAPGEPGELVVDGPTVTPGYDGDPDATADAFGERGLHTGDVGYVDDGGRLYVLNRRSDRIVTGGENVDPGEVADALREHPAVRDAAVVGLDDPEWGERVAALLVGDVDEPAIDDHLDGRLAPYKRPKTVGIADALPRTASGTVDREAVRERLRDD
- a CDS encoding 1,4-dihydroxy-2-naphthoyl-CoA synthase, producing MVSELIDEERWERVDAFDFEDITYHRAADVGAVRIAFDRPEVRNAFRPGTVDELSRALDHAKRQTDVGCVLLTGNGPSPKDGGWAFCSGGDQTIRGEDGYQYEGDEEQASETGRLHILEVQRQIRFMPKPVIAVVPGWAVGGGHSLHVVCDLTLASADHAVFKQTDPDVASYDAGFGSAYLAKQVGQKKAREVFFLGKNYDAEEAADMGMVNEAVPHEELEDVALEWADEINGKSPTAVRMLKYGFNATDDGMVGQQVFAGEATRLGYMTDEAQEGRDAFVEDRDPDFDDYPWHY
- a CDS encoding DJ-1/PfpI family protein, whose amino-acid sequence is MRDVSILLFDGFDELDAIAPYEVFSMADEMEGAFDVSYVSCEVVDTVTASHGTKLVVDSVLDDPDLLIVPGGGWNDGGGVRREVDDGLVPDEIAKCHEAGATVASVCTGAMLLTAAGLLDDRPATTHHAARADLREYATLQEARVVDTGGVITAGGITSGIDLSLWLVERFRDYELSTEVASELEHDRSDDIVQVEIER
- the menC gene encoding o-succinylbenzoate synthase; this translates as MRLERREFAVPLSRPLGTARGEITAREGILVRIRDGGRHGVGEAAPLPGWTESLAACREALSRAARALPQGPDAALDAVGRDRPAARHAVSLALADLRAARAGVPLYRYLGGEAAVTTVPVNATVGDAPPAETARRASDAVADGFDCVKVKVGARPVDADLRRLRSVRDAVGPGVELRADANGAWTPAQAERAFDAFADLGVAFVEQPLPADDLDGHAALRRGPVGVAVDEGVGAHGVDAVLDAGAADVLVLKPMALGGVDRARDAALRARRAGVTPVVTTTVDAVVARTAAVHLAASLPGLPACGLATAERLAEDLTADPAPVRDGAIHVPQLPGNGTTGAWER